From the genome of Thunnus thynnus chromosome 1, fThuThy2.1, whole genome shotgun sequence, one region includes:
- the si:cabz01068815.1 gene encoding solute carrier family 51 subunit beta, with product MFNAWIVLFLLLPGAKAFLIHNTRRSLCLEDTAPAGEVLLKKCNLDSKSQQWVWVDQNMLMCVGSSRCLSAQHRKPIQTQSCHDPEVDAAGLMWDCDRDRLISRNTSMLLSIDGRRLTLSQDSKHSKWRSLDEGDICQEKLRSRRASDEPDEFEFAEQTGKVGAMTQEEREYLRWFYRTEDPTIWKFVLLGLAFICLLVGFLLLGMGAMASKNRKKIAKYKAAAALAHKSEVEELRVISQLRENSASTPSPERLLQGTEASLSNEKVSELKAGDIMVTWKNGNTSCLYSDPVAEAELPEEEKEVEVVEEKQEEVSAAELEAHEGDETMK from the exons ATGTTCAATGCCTGGATCGTGTTGTTTCTCCTCCTGCCAG GGGCGAAGGCTTTCCTGATCCACAACACACGCCGCAGCCTGTGCCTGGAGGACACAGCACCTGCAGGTGAAGTTCTGCTGAAGAAGTGCAACCTGGACTCAAAGTCTCAGCAGTGGGTCTGGGTAGACCAGAACATGCTGATGTGTGTTGGATCGTCCAGATGTTTGTCAGCCCAGCACAGAAAACCTATCCAGACCCAGTCCTGCCATGATCCAGAGGTAGATGCTGCAGGGCTCATGTGGGACTGTGACAGGGACAGACTGATCAGCAGGAACACCTCAATGCTGCTTTCCATAGACGGCCGGCGTCTGACTCTGTCCCAAGACAGCAAACATTCAAAATGGAGATCTCTTGATGAAGGGGACATCTGCCAGGAAAAACTCA GATCCAGGAGGGCGTCTGATGAACCAGACGAGTTTGAGTTTGCAGAGCAGACAGGCAAGGTGGGAGCCATgacacaggaggagagagagtaCCTCCGCTGGTTTTATCGTACCGAGGACC CCACTATATGGAAGTTTGTTCTGCTGGGTCTTGCCTTCATTTGCCTTCTTGTTGGTTTTCTCTTGTTGGGAATGGGAGCCATGGCCAGCAA GAACAGAAAAAAGATCGCAAAGTACaaagcagcagctgctctgGCTCACAAAAGCGAGGTTGAGGAGCTGCGGGTCATTTCACAGCTCAGAGAGAACAGTGCCAGCACACCATCCCCAGAGAGGCTGCTGCAGGGTACCGAGGCTTCCCTGTCCAATGAGAAGGTGAGCGAGCTCAAAGCAGGGGACATCATGGTCACATGGAAAAATGGCAACACCTCCTGCCTATACTCGGATCCTGTAGCCGAGGCGGAGCTGccggaggaggagaaggaggttgAAGTAGTGGAGGAGAAACAGGAGGAGGTCTCAGCTGCTGAGCTGGAGGCTCATGAAGGAGACGAAACCATGAAGTGA